Proteins from a genomic interval of Methanofollis formosanus:
- a CDS encoding pirin family protein, with translation MTRRREVVRVLDALKTVEGAGVRLHRAFGAREVPLFDPFLMLDDFRADRPEDYLAGFPWHPHRGIETVTSMLAGRVEHGDSIGNAGTIGAGDVQWMTAGSGIVHQEMPMPVDGAMGGFQLWVNLPRAQKMMAPRYREVRAAEIPVVSPAPGVTVRVIAGECAGAVGPVQGIVVDPVYLDVAVEPGAEFVHPVEEGYTVFAYVVDGAGRFDDGAGRFDDGAGGEAHNRQVVLYGDGDEVTVRARDLPLRFLFLSGRPIREPVAWGGPIVMNTEEEVREALREYRQGTFVKEGSEKKGVEVGSGLF, from the coding sequence ATGACCCGCAGACGAGAGGTCGTGCGCGTGCTGGATGCGCTCAAGACCGTCGAGGGCGCCGGGGTGAGACTGCACCGGGCGTTCGGCGCGAGGGAGGTGCCGCTCTTCGATCCCTTCCTGATGCTCGACGACTTCCGCGCCGACCGGCCCGAGGACTATCTCGCCGGTTTCCCCTGGCACCCGCACCGGGGGATCGAGACGGTCACCTCCATGCTTGCGGGGCGAGTGGAGCACGGGGACAGCATCGGCAATGCCGGGACGATCGGTGCCGGGGACGTCCAGTGGATGACCGCAGGTTCGGGGATCGTCCACCAGGAGATGCCGATGCCGGTCGACGGAGCGATGGGAGGGTTCCAGCTCTGGGTGAACCTCCCGCGGGCGCAGAAGATGATGGCCCCGCGCTACCGGGAGGTGCGGGCCGCCGAGATCCCGGTGGTTTCTCCGGCCCCCGGTGTGACCGTACGGGTGATCGCCGGCGAATGTGCCGGGGCCGTCGGGCCGGTGCAGGGGATCGTCGTTGATCCGGTGTACCTCGACGTGGCGGTCGAGCCGGGCGCCGAATTCGTCCATCCGGTGGAGGAGGGTTACACGGTCTTCGCCTATGTCGTCGACGGGGCGGGGAGGTTCGATGACGGGGCGGGGAGGTTCGATGACGGGGCGGGGGGTGAGGCGCACAACCGCCAGGTGGTCCTGTACGGCGACGGCGACGAGGTGACCGTCCGCGCCCGTGACCTCCCCCTCAGGTTTCTCTTCCTTTCTGGCCGGCCCATCAGGGAACCGGTCGCGTGGGGCGGCCCCATCGTGATGAACACCGAGGAGGAGGTGCGGGAGGCGCTCAGGGAGTACCGGCAAGGGACGTTTGTG
- a CDS encoding TVP38/TMEM64 family protein yields MWLRRAVPFIWASLVALGLMAYVLYPEYFSLAALDGTTDEHRAVALLVYFLILSIRGLVFVPSTPLLLSGIVLFDPLEVFVVSMLGILTSSTLVHCCARRLGFDAVLEKRYPEQSAQIRAHLLEHQFPVIAGWSICPIVPTDLVVYLASTLRVPLWKCLVGVGAGEAALLSLYILVIKGVLLA; encoded by the coding sequence ATGTGGCTGCGGCGGGCCGTCCCCTTCATCTGGGCCTCCCTGGTCGCCCTCGGCCTCATGGCATATGTGCTGTACCCGGAGTACTTCAGCCTCGCCGCTCTCGACGGCACCACCGACGAGCATCGTGCCGTCGCCCTTCTCGTTTACTTCCTCATTCTCTCGATCAGGGGCCTGGTGTTCGTCCCTTCGACGCCTCTTCTTCTCTCGGGGATCGTGCTCTTCGATCCCCTGGAAGTGTTTGTCGTGAGCATGCTCGGCATCCTCACCTCCTCCACCCTGGTTCACTGCTGCGCACGCCGCCTCGGTTTTGACGCCGTTCTCGAGAAGCGGTACCCCGAACAGTCGGCGCAGATCAGAGCGCACCTCCTGGAACACCAGTTTCCCGTCATCGCCGGGTGGAGCATCTGCCCCATTGTCCCCACCGACCTTGTCGTCTACCTTGCCTCCACCCTCAGGGTTCCGCTCTGGAAGTGCCTGGTCGGGGTGGGGGCGGGTGAGGCGGCCCTCCTCTCCCTCTATATCCTCGTCATCAAGGGGGTGCTCCTGGCCTGA
- a CDS encoding aspartate ammonia-lyase codes for MPTRRERDSLGAREVPADVYWGIQTLRAVENFSVSGVREPAALVRAYLVLKKAAAYANMALGEIDGERGGAIVRAADEGLEGRFDDQFPVDVFQAGAGTSFHMNVNEVLANRALELLGRERGDYCYLSPNDHVNRGQSTNDTFPTASHIAVITEADRLLEALDSLALAFSTKGEEFSDVQKSGRTHLMDALPLTLGDEFTAYATALRRAAWRVKERREDLMEVAIGGTASGTGANAHPQFRETVIADLNRFTGLGLVPAGDSFEALQSRAQMAAFSGALRELALELIRIANDLRLLGSGPTSGLAEVTLPAVQPGSSIMAGKVNPVMAECLDMVCFQVVGNDTAVALAAQAGQIDLNVMTPVMTYNILTSLSLLISFLPLFEEKCVAGIGANRGQARASLMRNPALATLLSPRIGYLRAAEIAEEARCRGVAVPALAVEKGYLTEKEAAELFDMERMARSLYARYPWTHREKNE; via the coding sequence GTGCCCACCCGTCGTGAGCGCGACTCATTGGGGGCGCGAGAGGTGCCCGCCGATGTCTACTGGGGGATCCAGACCCTGCGGGCGGTCGAGAATTTTTCGGTGAGCGGCGTGCGGGAACCCGCGGCACTGGTGAGGGCGTACCTCGTCCTCAAGAAGGCGGCGGCCTATGCAAATATGGCCCTCGGCGAGATCGACGGGGAACGGGGAGGGGCGATCGTCAGGGCCGCGGACGAGGGGCTTGAAGGGCGCTTCGACGATCAGTTCCCGGTGGACGTCTTCCAGGCCGGTGCGGGGACGTCCTTTCATATGAATGTCAACGAGGTGCTGGCAAACCGGGCCCTCGAACTCCTGGGACGCGAGAGGGGGGACTACTGTTACCTCTCCCCCAACGACCATGTCAACCGGGGCCAGTCGACCAACGACACCTTCCCGACGGCCTCGCATATCGCGGTCATCACCGAGGCCGACCGTCTCCTCGAGGCCCTCGACTCGCTGGCCCTGGCCTTCTCCACAAAAGGGGAAGAGTTCTCCGACGTCCAGAAGAGCGGGCGGACTCACCTGATGGACGCCCTGCCCCTCACCCTCGGCGACGAGTTCACGGCCTACGCCACGGCGCTCCGCCGGGCGGCCTGGCGGGTGAAGGAGCGGCGGGAAGACCTGATGGAGGTGGCCATCGGCGGGACGGCGAGCGGCACCGGGGCCAACGCCCACCCGCAGTTCCGTGAGACGGTCATCGCCGACCTCAACAGGTTCACCGGCCTCGGCCTCGTTCCGGCCGGCGACTCCTTCGAGGCCCTCCAGAGCCGCGCCCAGATGGCGGCCTTCTCCGGCGCCCTGCGTGAACTCGCCCTCGAACTGATCCGGATCGCCAACGACCTCCGGCTCCTGGGTTCGGGCCCGACGAGCGGCCTGGCCGAGGTTACCCTCCCTGCCGTCCAGCCCGGCTCCTCGATCATGGCCGGGAAGGTGAACCCCGTGATGGCCGAGTGCCTCGACATGGTCTGCTTCCAGGTGGTAGGCAACGACACCGCCGTGGCCCTCGCCGCGCAGGCCGGGCAGATCGACCTGAACGTGATGACGCCGGTGATGACGTACAACATCCTCACCTCCCTCTCGCTCCTCATCTCCTTCCTCCCCCTCTTCGAGGAGAAGTGCGTCGCCGGAATAGGAGCGAACCGGGGGCAGGCCCGCGCCTCCCTGATGAGAAACCCGGCCCTCGCCACCCTCCTCTCGCCGCGCATCGGCTATCTCAGGGCGGCCGAAATCGCCGAGGAGGCGAGGTGCCGGGGGGTGGCGGTCCCTGCCCTCGCCGTGGAGAAGGGATATCTCACCGAGAAAGAGGCGGCCGAACTCTTCGATATGGAGAGGATGGCGCGGAGCCTGTACGCGAGGTATCCCTGGACGCACCGGGAAAAAAATGAGTGA
- a CDS encoding succinate dehydrogenase/fumarate reductase iron-sulfur subunit: MMLKVLRHDGRPETAPHYDLFEIDAEPGMTVLGALFRAREVYDDSLAFRYSCRGAVCGSCAMLVNRYPALACRTQVAGLLAGEEREPLAPYPAIEGGEAWDARTTVLVEPLPHLPVLRDLVVDMAPFFAHYRAMRPTFAPADRAPERERLMAPETAGALEAYTACLLCGACYGACPVDGDDPAYAGPAALAKVYRFHLDSREAGDGRRLRTADTPHGWWRCEFHANCRRVCPRGIEPNVAIGRARAELTRRKKGGE, from the coding sequence ATGATGCTGAAGGTTTTGCGGCATGACGGCCGGCCAGAGACGGCGCCGCACTATGACCTCTTCGAGATCGATGCCGAACCCGGCATGACCGTGCTCGGTGCGCTCTTCAGGGCAAGAGAGGTCTACGACGACTCCCTTGCCTTCAGGTACTCCTGCCGGGGTGCGGTCTGCGGGAGTTGTGCGATGCTCGTCAACCGGTACCCGGCCCTGGCCTGCAGGACGCAGGTGGCCGGACTGCTCGCCGGGGAGGAGCGCGAACCACTCGCGCCGTACCCGGCGATCGAGGGGGGCGAGGCGTGGGACGCCAGGACGACGGTGCTGGTCGAACCCCTCCCTCACCTGCCGGTGCTCCGCGACCTCGTCGTGGACATGGCGCCCTTCTTCGCGCACTACCGGGCTATGAGACCGACCTTCGCCCCGGCGGACCGGGCACCAGAGCGCGAGCGGTTGATGGCGCCTGAGACGGCCGGGGCCCTTGAGGCCTACACCGCCTGTCTCCTCTGCGGGGCCTGCTATGGGGCCTGCCCGGTCGACGGAGACGATCCCGCCTACGCGGGCCCCGCGGCACTGGCGAAGGTGTACCGCTTCCACCTCGACTCCAGGGAGGCCGGGGACGGCCGCCGCCTGAGGACTGCGGACACTCCCCATGGGTGGTGGCGGTGCGAGTTTCACGCCAACTGCCGGCGGGTCTGCCCGAGGGGGATCGAGCCGAATGTGGCCATCGGGCGGGCGCGGGCCGAACTGACGAGACGAAAGAAGGGGGGTGAGTGA
- a CDS encoding FAD-dependent oxidoreductase, whose amino-acid sequence MGARAEVHAHDLVIVGGGLTGLRAALQACRAGVATAVVSKVHPLRSHSVAAQGGINAALGNAPGYEEDTPEAHAFDTVKGSDYLADQDAVAVMCREAPAAVIELEHMGVVFSRTEEGTIAQRPFGGAGFPRTCYAADRTGHTILHTLYEQLMAADVAFYEEFFVTSLVTDGGRCTGCTALSVPPGEVHAFPAKAVLLATGGFGRLYSRSTNALINTGDGAALALRAGAMLKDMEFVQFHPTSLAGTNILITEGARGEGGILLNREGERFMARYAPHSLDLAPRDVVARAIETEVAEGRGFPGGYVHLDLTALGAGKIMARLPGIRQIALDFAGIDPVAEPLPVQPAQHYSMGGIAVDDGGRTGVPGLYAAGECACVSVHGANRLGGNSLLETVVFGRRAADGIIDAVNARARPDPGPAVEAAAADERRVAALLGREGEEKVPALLRDLKETMYRSFGIFREEQKMQDGLSTLTALRKHAAGASVGDRGRRFNQALVNLLELEDLLLVGETVARGALMRRESRGSHTRTDFPKRDDERYLRHTMAGLADGKVVISYAPVTIGTFEPQERVY is encoded by the coding sequence ATGGGAGCGCGTGCAGAGGTCCATGCCCATGACCTGGTCATCGTCGGCGGCGGACTGACCGGACTCAGGGCGGCACTCCAGGCCTGCCGTGCCGGGGTGGCGACGGCGGTGGTCTCCAAAGTCCACCCGCTCAGGTCCCACTCGGTCGCCGCCCAGGGCGGGATCAACGCCGCCCTCGGGAACGCACCCGGCTACGAGGAGGACACCCCGGAGGCCCACGCCTTCGACACCGTGAAGGGCTCTGACTATCTTGCCGACCAGGACGCCGTCGCCGTGATGTGCCGGGAGGCCCCGGCGGCCGTGATCGAACTCGAACATATGGGCGTGGTCTTCTCCAGGACTGAAGAGGGAACGATCGCCCAGCGTCCCTTCGGCGGCGCCGGGTTCCCGCGGACCTGCTATGCCGCCGACCGGACCGGCCACACCATCCTGCACACCCTGTACGAGCAGTTGATGGCGGCCGATGTCGCCTTCTATGAGGAATTTTTCGTCACTTCGCTGGTGACCGACGGGGGGCGGTGCACCGGGTGCACGGCCCTCTCCGTCCCCCCCGGTGAGGTGCACGCCTTCCCGGCGAAAGCGGTGCTGCTCGCGACCGGGGGGTTTGGGCGGCTGTACAGCCGGTCGACCAACGCCCTCATCAACACCGGCGACGGGGCGGCCCTCGCCCTCCGCGCCGGGGCCATGCTCAAGGACATGGAGTTCGTCCAGTTTCACCCGACCTCGCTTGCCGGGACAAACATCCTGATCACCGAAGGGGCGCGTGGGGAAGGAGGGATCCTCCTCAACCGGGAAGGGGAGCGGTTCATGGCGCGTTACGCCCCCCACTCCCTCGACCTCGCCCCGCGCGACGTCGTCGCCAGGGCGATCGAGACCGAGGTCGCCGAAGGCCGGGGGTTTCCGGGGGGATATGTCCACCTCGACCTCACCGCTCTGGGCGCCGGGAAGATCATGGCGCGGCTGCCCGGCATCAGGCAGATCGCCCTGGACTTTGCAGGCATCGACCCGGTCGCCGAACCGCTCCCGGTACAGCCTGCCCAGCACTACTCGATGGGCGGGATCGCCGTCGACGACGGGGGCAGAACGGGGGTGCCGGGGCTGTACGCCGCGGGCGAGTGCGCCTGTGTCAGCGTCCACGGGGCGAACCGTCTCGGCGGCAACTCGCTCCTCGAAACCGTGGTCTTCGGGCGGCGGGCCGCGGACGGGATCATCGATGCGGTGAACGCACGCGCGAGGCCTGACCCCGGTCCGGCCGTCGAGGCGGCCGCGGCAGATGAACGGCGGGTCGCCGCACTCCTCGGCCGCGAGGGAGAAGAGAAAGTCCCGGCCCTCCTGCGCGACCTGAAGGAGACGATGTACCGCTCTTTCGGGATCTTCAGGGAGGAGCAGAAGATGCAGGACGGACTCTCGACGCTCACGGCCCTTCGCAAGCATGCCGCCGGGGCCTCGGTCGGCGACCGGGGCCGGAGGTTCAACCAGGCGCTCGTCAACCTCCTCGAACTTGAGGACCTCCTCCTCGTCGGGGAGACGGTGGCCCGCGGGGCACTGATGCGCCGGGAGAGTCGGGGTTCGCACACTCGCACCGACTTTCCGAAGCGTGACGACGAACGCTATCTCAGGCACACGATGGCCGGTCTGGCCGACGGCAAGGTGGTCATCTCGTACGCGCCCGTGACCATCGGCACCTTCGAACCGCAGGAGCGGGTGTACTGA
- a CDS encoding NAD(P)-dependent malic enzyme → MGRDIYAESLDLHERHQGKIGVRGKVPVRTVHDLALTYTPGVAEVCRQIAAAPDLAYRYTLKANTVAIVSDGSAVLGLGDIGGYGAIPVMEGKALLFREFAGIDAFPICFADKDQDLVGQIRNIAPVFGGINLEDIAAPRCFAIEEELQDLGIPVMHDDQHGTGVVVLAALVNACQLIGKEFADLKIVVSGAGAAGYGITRLLTCLGMDRMLCTPVGEIIVCDSRGTLYRGRSDLLSLPHKYILAHETNRWNLDGTLADALVGADVFIGVSAPGIVTTEMVRSMNDDPIVLAMANPVPEIMPGEAAAAGAAIVGTGRSDFPNQVNNVLAFPGIFRGALDAAASRITDEMKLAAAAALAATVDEPRPDHILPDVLDRRVAGAVAAGVQEAAVRCGCARRHAPAQRV, encoded by the coding sequence ATGGGGCGGGATATCTACGCCGAATCGCTGGACCTCCATGAACGGCACCAAGGAAAGATCGGTGTCAGGGGGAAGGTGCCGGTCAGGACGGTCCACGACCTGGCCCTCACCTACACGCCGGGCGTCGCCGAGGTGTGCCGCCAGATCGCCGCAGCACCCGACCTCGCTTACCGCTACACCCTCAAGGCCAACACCGTGGCGATCGTCTCCGACGGGTCGGCGGTCCTCGGGCTCGGGGACATCGGGGGCTATGGGGCCATCCCGGTGATGGAGGGGAAGGCCCTCCTCTTCAGGGAGTTCGCCGGGATCGACGCTTTTCCTATCTGTTTCGCCGACAAAGACCAGGATCTTGTCGGGCAGATCCGAAACATCGCTCCGGTCTTTGGCGGGATCAACCTGGAAGACATCGCGGCGCCGCGATGTTTTGCGATCGAAGAAGAACTCCAGGACCTCGGGATCCCGGTGATGCATGACGACCAGCACGGAACCGGGGTGGTGGTTCTGGCGGCCCTCGTCAATGCCTGCCAACTCATCGGTAAGGAGTTTGCCGACCTGAAAATCGTGGTCAGCGGGGCCGGGGCGGCCGGGTATGGCATCACCCGTCTCCTCACCTGCCTGGGGATGGACCGGATGCTCTGCACGCCGGTCGGAGAGATCATCGTCTGCGACAGCAGGGGGACGCTCTACCGCGGGCGATCCGACCTCCTCTCCCTTCCGCACAAATACATCCTCGCCCATGAGACCAACCGCTGGAACCTGGACGGCACCCTCGCCGATGCGCTGGTCGGCGCCGACGTCTTCATCGGGGTCTCGGCGCCGGGGATCGTGACCACAGAGATGGTCAGGTCGATGAACGACGATCCGATCGTCCTTGCCATGGCCAACCCGGTCCCCGAGATCATGCCCGGCGAGGCGGCGGCCGCGGGGGCGGCGATCGTCGGGACCGGCCGGAGCGACTTCCCCAACCAGGTCAACAACGTCCTTGCCTTCCCGGGGATCTTCAGGGGCGCCCTCGACGCCGCCGCGTCCAGGATCACCGACGAGATGAAACTGGCGGCCGCCGCCGCCCTCGCCGCCACCGTCGATGAGCCGCGGCCAGACCATATCCTCCCTGATGTCCTCGACCGCCGGGTCGCGGGTGCCGTCGCCGCCGGGGTGCAGGAGGCGGCGGTGCGGTGCGGGTGTGCCCGGCGGCATGCACCGGCACAAAGGGTTTGA
- a CDS encoding LysE family transporter, with the protein MAGSLYLTQFVTIAVIHLLAVAAPGPDFAMVVKQSVSYGRRTALVTSLGIACGLLIHVTYALLGIGVFIAHSLVAFTVMKVLAAACLIILGIKALQTPPYREDGDGGIEAVRVPGAGKAFMTGLMTNAFNPKAALFILSLFTVVITPGTPALLQAGYGVYMGVATALWFTLVSSLFSHTAVRTRFLRMGHWFDRTMGALLIVLGLGVLAAGQE; encoded by the coding sequence ATGGCCGGCTCCCTCTATCTCACCCAGTTTGTCACCATCGCCGTCATCCACCTCCTGGCCGTCGCCGCGCCGGGGCCTGACTTTGCGATGGTCGTGAAGCAGAGCGTCAGTTACGGACGGCGAACCGCCCTTGTCACCAGCCTCGGGATCGCCTGCGGGCTTCTCATCCACGTGACCTATGCCCTCCTCGGTATCGGGGTCTTCATCGCCCATTCCCTCGTCGCCTTCACGGTGATGAAAGTCCTGGCCGCGGCCTGCCTCATCATCCTCGGCATCAAGGCCCTGCAGACCCCACCGTACCGGGAGGACGGCGACGGGGGGATCGAGGCTGTCCGGGTTCCGGGCGCGGGGAAGGCCTTCATGACCGGGTTGATGACCAATGCCTTCAACCCCAAGGCCGCCCTCTTTATCCTCTCCCTCTTCACGGTCGTGATCACACCCGGCACGCCGGCCCTCCTCCAGGCCGGGTACGGGGTGTACATGGGCGTGGCGACCGCCCTCTGGTTTACGCTCGTCTCGTCCCTCTTCAGCCACACCGCGGTCCGCACCCGTTTTCTCAGGATGGGCCACTGGTTCGATCGGACGATGGGTGCCCTCCTCATCGTGCTCGGACTCGGCGTGCTGGCGGCCGGGCAGGAGTGA
- a CDS encoding glycerophosphodiester phosphodiesterase, whose protein sequence is MFIIGHRGARAVAPENTLAALRKGMACADYVEVDVRQTEDGALVTVHDPTVDRTTDGHGAVGALTLREVRRLDAGGGEQVPTFEEVLDLVLGRCGLVVEIKEVGTEAAVCEAVKEHGTDRVLIVSFHASSLEVVREVLPQVKTGLIFSRLVEDPIGLALSVGAGILLPRADRLSRDLVEQAHAHYLRVVPWVLNTEGEVRRAAAMGADGFATDDPCAARRWVEALLAVEAAR, encoded by the coding sequence ATGTTCATCATCGGCCACCGGGGGGCGCGGGCCGTCGCCCCAGAGAACACCCTCGCGGCGCTCAGGAAGGGGATGGCATGCGCCGACTATGTCGAGGTCGACGTCCGCCAGACCGAAGACGGCGCCCTGGTGACGGTCCACGACCCCACCGTCGACCGCACGACCGACGGGCACGGCGCAGTCGGGGCCCTCACCCTCCGCGAGGTGCGGCGCCTCGACGCCGGCGGGGGCGAGCAGGTGCCGACCTTCGAGGAGGTGCTCGACCTCGTGCTGGGGCGGTGCGGGCTCGTGGTGGAGATCAAAGAGGTCGGGACCGAGGCGGCGGTCTGCGAGGCGGTCAAGGAACATGGGACCGACCGGGTTCTCATCGTCTCTTTCCATGCCTCCAGCCTCGAAGTGGTCAGGGAAGTCCTCCCGCAGGTGAAGACCGGGCTCATCTTCTCGCGGCTCGTCGAGGATCCCATCGGCCTCGCCCTCTCGGTCGGGGCCGGTATTCTTCTCCCGCGCGCCGACCGCCTCAGCCGCGACCTCGTCGAGCAGGCCCATGCCCACTATCTCCGCGTCGTCCCCTGGGTGCTGAACACCGAGGGCGAGGTGCGGCGGGCGGCGGCCATGGGCGCGGACGGTTTCGCCACCGACGACCCCTGCGCGGCGCGGCGATGGGTCGAGGCACTCCTCGCGGTGGAGGCGGCGAGGTGA
- a CDS encoding ArgE/DapE family deacylase, with product MDVGDLCRDLVRLRSENPPGETREVAEYIHSFLAEIGIESTVVSRDGRRCNLIARHHNPQLLLCGHLDVVPAIADGWRHPPFSGVEEDGYIWGRGSSDMKGGCAALLTALRRAVDEGEEPPVEVVFVCDEETGGCYGMEYLLAKGVLRPCDTLIAEPTPPLSPCIGQKGLARISLSFAGEPGHSSLYPAVGRSAVMEAHEVIEYLKALHERDYPVSAEMERVIARSSAVLEGLFGLQGLDHVLRRVMFNPGVIRGGEKANIVAEHCDLDLDLRIPWGCTAGEIVSEIAALVPSAEMKVTAVSDPSCTSPSARVAERVCAEIRRVYGEAPVPIFQWAASDARHLRKAGFPAVEYGPGEVTTIHGVNERVAIDSLIRAEEIFYGIISSYCTTRPPTEDAND from the coding sequence ATGGATGTCGGCGATCTCTGCAGGGACCTGGTGCGACTCAGGAGCGAGAACCCACCCGGGGAGACACGGGAGGTCGCCGAGTACATCCATTCGTTTCTTGCGGAGATCGGGATCGAGAGCACGGTCGTCTCCAGGGACGGGCGGCGGTGCAACCTGATCGCCCGGCATCATAACCCACAGCTGCTCCTCTGCGGCCATCTCGATGTCGTCCCGGCCATCGCCGACGGCTGGCGCCATCCTCCTTTCAGCGGCGTGGAGGAGGACGGGTACATCTGGGGGCGGGGGAGCAGCGATATGAAGGGCGGGTGCGCCGCTCTGCTCACCGCGCTCAGGCGGGCCGTCGACGAGGGCGAGGAACCGCCGGTCGAGGTAGTCTTTGTCTGCGACGAGGAGACCGGCGGGTGTTATGGGATGGAGTATCTCCTGGCCAAGGGGGTGCTCAGGCCGTGCGACACCCTCATCGCAGAACCGACTCCTCCCCTCTCGCCGTGCATCGGACAGAAAGGGCTTGCGCGGATCTCGCTCTCTTTTGCCGGGGAACCCGGTCACAGTTCGTTGTATCCGGCCGTCGGGAGGAGCGCGGTGATGGAGGCGCACGAGGTCATCGAGTATCTCAAGGCCCTCCATGAACGCGATTATCCGGTGAGTGCGGAGATGGAGCGGGTGATCGCTCGCTCCTCCGCCGTGCTGGAGGGACTTTTCGGACTCCAGGGCCTGGACCATGTGCTCCGCCGGGTGATGTTCAACCCCGGCGTGATCCGGGGAGGAGAGAAGGCGAATATCGTGGCCGAACACTGCGACCTGGACCTGGACCTCCGGATCCCATGGGGGTGCACGGCCGGTGAGATCGTCTCAGAGATCGCGGCCCTGGTCCCATCGGCGGAGATGAAGGTGACCGCGGTCTCCGACCCCTCCTGTACCTCGCCGTCGGCGCGGGTGGCCGAACGGGTCTGTGCCGAGATCAGGCGGGTGTATGGGGAGGCGCCGGTCCCGATCTTCCAGTGGGCGGCAAGCGACGCCCGTCATCTCCGGAAAGCCGGGTTCCCGGCGGTGGAGTACGGGCCCGGCGAGGTGACGACGATCCACGGGGTCAACGAACGCGTCGCCATCGATTCGCTCATCCGTGCCGAAGAGATATTTTATGGGATTATTTCATCATATTGCACTACACGGCCCCCAACTGAAGATGCAAACGATTAA
- the moaA gene encoding GTP 3',8-cyclase MoaA yields MVLEDTFGRKVTNLRLSITPRCNLDCFYCHAEGEVQPREELSLEEIREILEVGAKFGIRSVKFTGGEPLVRKDILDIVRAVPDGIEASLTTNGTLLEGLAHDLKAAGLSRVNVSLDTLRPERYREITKKNLLDRVVRGIRAAVDAGLTPVKLNMVLLKDVNEDEVDDFFAFVRGNDNLILQVIELMEFNECTLHGDVDRLEREIAENSKEIVTRRMHHRKKYCMDGAEIEVVRPLHNTEFCAFCNRLRVTSDGYLKPCLLRTDNHIDIRGKHGEELENLFVKAVQIREPFFR; encoded by the coding sequence ATGGTGCTTGAGGATACCTTCGGCCGGAAGGTGACCAACCTCCGTCTCAGCATCACTCCCCGGTGCAATCTCGACTGTTTCTACTGCCATGCCGAGGGCGAGGTGCAGCCGCGCGAGGAACTCTCGCTCGAGGAGATCCGGGAGATCCTGGAGGTCGGGGCGAAGTTCGGGATCAGGAGCGTGAAGTTCACCGGCGGGGAGCCCCTGGTCAGAAAGGACATTCTCGATATTGTCAGGGCGGTTCCTGACGGGATCGAGGCGTCGCTCACCACCAACGGCACGCTCCTCGAGGGGCTTGCCCATGACCTCAAGGCGGCCGGACTCTCGCGGGTGAACGTGAGCCTCGATACCCTCAGGCCCGAGCGCTACCGGGAGATCACCAAAAAAAATCTCCTCGACCGGGTGGTCAGGGGCATCAGGGCCGCGGTGGACGCCGGGTTGACGCCGGTGAAGTTGAATATGGTCCTTCTCAAGGACGTAAACGAGGACGAAGTCGACGACTTTTTTGCCTTTGTCAGGGGTAACGACAACCTCATCCTCCAGGTGATCGAGTTGATGGAGTTCAACGAGTGCACCCTCCATGGGGACGTGGACCGTCTGGAGCGGGAGATCGCGGAGAACTCAAAGGAGATCGTCACCAGGCGGATGCACCACCGCAAGAAATACTGTATGGATGGGGCGGAGATCGAGGTGGTCAGACCTCTCCACAACACCGAATTCTGCGCCTTCTGCAACCGCCTGCGGGTCACCTCGGACGGGTACCTCAAGCCCTGTCTGCTGCGGACCGACAACCATATCGATATCAGGGGCAAGCACGGGGAGGAACTCGAGAACCTCTTTGTGAAGGCCGTGCAGATCAGGGAACCGTTCTTCAGGTGA
- a CDS encoding RlmE family RNA methyltransferase, giving the protein MTSQWTRDRYYKKAMKEGFRARAAYKLTEIQRRFTVIREDDNVVDLGAAPGSWLQVLQTLTHGRIIGVDLNPIAPMEGVSTLVGDFTTPEVQEEIRGLAEGTVSVVTCDASPKLSGASSYDQARAIGLGEDALMFAVTLLKEGGNFVCKSFQGEDFPEFYAEVKKHFRSVRTYRPQASRRGSREVYVIAKNFRRSGDGA; this is encoded by the coding sequence ATGACATCACAGTGGACACGGGACAGATATTATAAAAAAGCGATGAAAGAGGGCTTCAGGGCACGGGCCGCGTACAAATTGACCGAGATCCAGAGGCGTTTTACGGTGATCAGAGAGGACGACAATGTCGTCGATCTCGGCGCCGCGCCGGGAAGCTGGCTGCAGGTGCTCCAGACACTCACGCACGGCAGGATCATCGGCGTCGACCTCAACCCGATCGCACCGATGGAGGGTGTTTCAACGTTGGTCGGCGACTTCACCACGCCTGAAGTCCAGGAAGAGATCCGGGGGCTTGCCGAAGGCACGGTCTCGGTGGTGACCTGCGACGCCTCCCCCAAACTCTCGGGAGCGTCGAGTTACGACCAGGCGCGGGCCATCGGTCTGGGAGAGGACGCCCTTATGTTTGCGGTCACGCTCCTCAAGGAGGGTGGGAACTTTGTCTGCAAGTCCTTCCAGGGCGAGGACTTCCCTGAGTTCTATGCCGAGGTGAAGAAGCACTTCCGCTCGGTGCGCACGTACCGCCCGCAGGCCTCGAGACGGGGGAGCAGAGAAGTATACGTTATCGCCAAGAACTTCAGGAGGAGTGGCGATGGTGCTTGA